The genomic stretch GGCGTTTGCTTGTCCTGTGTCGGACTGATGATCATCCTGATCTTGGTGTCCCTCCTGATGTGCCGATACTTCTGTAGCTTGATGACTGGTTTGAGCCATGAGACTGGCTGAGCCTGTATAAAACATTGCCCCCCAAATAATCCCAAAAGCAATAATAATGTTCTTCATTAAAATAGAATTAGATTAATTCGTCTTAGGTTTTGATTCTTTTTCCGCTAGGGATGAAAGTAGTTGAAGGAATACGCACCCCTAAACTACAGAATTTGAACCAAACCCACCAAAATAAATTCATATGGTCGGAATAAATTAATTTTTTATTAATCTTTATTCCTGATAAATAGTTTTACATGGTTATACCAGTTGCCGCAACGCTATTTCAAATGATTTTTCAGCAATTCCCGTTTTTGCGGGGTGCTCATCAGCGGTTTTTTTCATTGCCTTGAAGATTGTTTGGCTGACATCTTCAAATATGGCTTGGTCAGTCACTTCACTATGATCTTCCATGAGGTAGGCAAAAGTCCGTGCCATGCCGCAGTTGGCGATGAAATCAGGAATTAGCCCGATCCTCTGGTCAGCTGAAAGTGCTATGGGGCCGACAAAGATCTCCTTGTCAGCAAATGGCACATTGGCACCGCATGAAATTACTTCAAGTCCTCCCGCAACAAGGCGATCCAGCTGAGCCTGTGTGACCAGTCTGGAAGCAGCGGCAGGAATAAATACCTCATGCTCCAGATCCCAGACAATTTGATCCATGGCCTTAAAGGGAATTAATTCATCAGCAACCAGCTTATTGCCTTTTCGGTCCAAGAAAAGCTTTCGTATTTCATCCAGGGCAAATCCGTCTGTATTTATCACCCCCCCTACCTGATCGATGATCCCTACGATTTTGACGCCTTCCACTGCCAAGAAACAGGCCGCCGAAGAGGCGACATTTCCCCAGCCTTGGATGATGGCGCGTTTGCCTTTGAGCACACCGTCCCAAAGCGTGTAATAATGCTTTACTGCTTCAGCCACCCCAAAGCCCGTGATCATATCCGAAACCGTGTATTTTTTTGGGCCGTCAGGAGTATAGTGAGGGTCTTCGAGTACCTTGGATACGCCTTGCCGCAATTGACCGATCTTTCTGATTTTTTGTGGTTCCGTGGCGTGAAAATAGCCGTTCACGATGCCTTCTTGTGGATGCCAGAGCCCGTATGACTCCGTGATGGGTATTACTTCATG from Echinicola soli encodes the following:
- a CDS encoding Glu/Leu/Phe/Val dehydrogenase dimerization domain-containing protein, which gives rise to MDKLLKRFEDRKPEIVFEWSDSESDAEGWVVINSRRNGAAGGGTRMRIGLDRREVESLAKTMEIKFTVSGPPIGGAKSGINFDPDDPRKEEVLKRWFEAVLPLLKNYYGTGGDLNIEEIHEVIPITESYGLWHPQEGIVNGYFHATEPQKIRKIGQLRQGVSKVLEDPHYTPDGPKKYTVSDMITGFGVAEAVKHYYTLWDGVLKGKRAIIQGWGNVASSAACFLAVEGVKIVGIIDQVGGVINTDGFALDEIRKLFLDRKGNKLVADELIPFKAMDQIVWDLEHEVFIPAAASRLVTQAQLDRLVAGGLEVISCGANVPFADKEIFVGPIALSADQRIGLIPDFIANCGMARTFAYLMEDHSEVTDQAIFEDVSQTIFKAMKKTADEHPAKTGIAEKSFEIALRQLV